In Elusimicrobiota bacterium, the genomic stretch GGAAAAGGGCGACCTCAGCGAGAACGCCGAATACCACAGCGCCAAGGACAAGCTCGGCGAGGTCATGAACCGCATCAACACTTTGCAGGACAAGCTCCAGGGCGCCAAGCTCATTGACGAGATCAAGGCTCCCAAGGACACCGTGGCCATCGGCCGCTCGGTCACCATCAAGGACGACGATGGCGACGAGTCCACCTACACCTTGGTCGGCACGGACGAGTCGGACCCGGACGCCGGGCGCATCTCCGTCTACTCCCCCTTGGCCCAGGGCCTGCTCCACAAGAAGGCCGGCGAGAAGGTCACCGTGGAGATGCCTGCCGGCTCCCGGCAGTTCCTCATCGTCAAGGTCGGGTCTCCCGCTTAGGGACCTTGTCCCTCGCCCAGGACCTCAAGGAGCGCTCCCGCAAGGAGGGAGCCACCGCGGTCGGCATAGCGCCGGCCCAGCCTCCGCCGCAAGCGCCCCTGCTCCAGGAAAGCCCCGGGGAAGCCCTGGCTTTTCTCAAGCGGGATGCCGCGGTCCGGCAGGACGTGCGGCGCTGGTATCCCGAGGCGAAGTCCGTGCTCGTCTGCGGCTTCGCGTACGCGGGACGGCCCGAAGAGGGCAAGCCCGGCACAGGCCGCATCGCCCGCTTCGCCGCCCACGAGGACTACCATCGCGTCCTGAAAGGCCGGATGGACTCCATCCTCTCCTGGCTGCGGCAGAACACGCCGGGAGCCGACGGCCGCATCTTCGTGGATTCCAGCCCGGTGCGGGAGCGGCTCTACGGGGCCGCCGCCGGCCTGGGCTGGATCGGGCGCAACCAGCTCCTCATCTCCGAGACCGCCGGCTCCTTCTTCCTCATCGCCGGGCTGGCCTTGAACCTGGAGCTGGAGACTGACCGGCCGGTGCCCGACCGCTGCGGCTCCTGCCGGCTCTGCCTCGGTGCCTGCCCGACCGGCGCCTTGGGGGACGGCCGATGCTTCGCGGCCGGACGCTGCATCGCCTATCTCACCATCGAGCATCGCGGCCCCATCCCCTTGGACATCCGCCCCGGCCTGGGCCGCTGGGTGGCGGGCTGCGACCTCTGCCAGGAGGCCTGCCCCTGGAACCAGAAGACGGCCCCGGACGGCGTGCTCGCGCCCGTCCTGCCCCCGGAACTGCCTCTGGCCGAACTGGCCGCGCTCGACGAAGCCGGCTTCCGGAAGCGTTTCGGCCGCACGCCGGTCGCGCGGCTCAAACGCCGGGGCCTGGTGCGCAACGCCCTTCTGTCCATGGGCAATTCCGGGGTCGCGGGCCTCAGGCCCGTCCTGGAACGCTTCCGGGCCGACTGCGACCCCGTGCTCCGGGAGCAGGCCCACTGGAGCCTGGCGCGTTTGCCCTCCTAGAGACTAATCTTATAAACTCATCTTCCCACTATGAGGAGCCTGTCCACGCTCAGGTCGCTCCTGCTTGCGGGCGTGGTCATGGCCCTGGCCTCGCTCAGCCTAGCTCAAGCACCGGACCCGGTCCCGGATCTGGAGCTGGTGCCGAGCCGCGAGATGCCCAAGACCCCGAAAGAGAGTGAGATTCCAGTAGGCCTGCGCTGGCTGCTGCACCCCCTCAAGCGCGGGATGATGCTGAACCTGCCGGTCGTGGACACCGACCCCAACCGCGGCGTGACCTACGGGGTCATGCCCATCTGGGTCATACGCGAGAAAGACGGCGAGCGCATCGAGCAGATCCACGCGCCATCCTTGGTCTACAATCACGATTTCGGCCTTGCGCCCACCTATCGCTACTACTACTATCCCCAGACGGACGCGGCTTTGGTGGTGCGCGGCGCCGTGGCCAAGTTCGAGCATGAGGTGCTGGTGCAGTACGATGACTCCAGCTTCAAGGACACGGAGATCGACCTCTCCTTGCGCGCGCAGTGGAACCGGGACGCCGGACAGCGTTACTTCGGCCGCGGCCCGAACTCATCCAAGAACAATGAGACCAACTACACGGAGGATTACATCCAGTACCTGGCCTCCGTGGGCGCGCCCTTCAGACCCCAGAGTCATTGGCGCGCGCATCTCTCCGACTGGTTCACGGCCGACAAGATATCGGACGGCCCCCTGCGGGGGCTGCCCGCCTTCAGCGCCACGTTCCCGAAGTCCTCGCAGGCGGCGTCAGGCCGCGAAGGCATACACGTGCTGCGTCTCGTGGTGGACTACGACACGCGCGACCAGGCCCTGACCACCAGCCGGGGAGCCTATCTGCAGACCTTCGCCGGATACTCGGTCAGGAATCTCGGCAGCGAGGAGGACTTCAGCCGCTACGGGTTCGACGCCCGCTACTTCTTCCCCTGGAACGAAGAGCACAAGACCGTCACCGCGGCGCAGGTCAGGTTCGAGCAGGTCATGGGCAACTCCCCGTTCTGGCTGCAGTCGCGCCTGGGAGGCAAGTACGCCCTGCGCGCTTACGGCGACGGCCGCTACACGGACCGGGGCCTGCTGGTGGGCAACGTGGAACAGCGGTTCACCTTCTACAAGGCCAAGATGGCCGACGTCTGGACCGAGTTCGAGCTCGCCCCCTTCGCCGGCCTGGGCACGGTGTTCAACAACCCCGAGCGCATGGCCGGCCGCTACGCGCGGCCCGTGGTGGGCACCGCGGTCCGCGCCGTGGCCCGGCCTCAGGTGGTAGGGTCCATAGACTTCGGCTACGGCCAAGAGGGCCTCGCCGTGTTCATGGACATCAACTACTCCTTCTGAATCAGGGGGCGGTTGAGGGGGTCCGTCTCGGCCTCGCGGCGCTCACGCTCGGCGCGGACCTGCTCCAGGACCTTCTGCAGATAGGCTGACCTCGGAGAATCGTCCCTCTCCGGCTTAAGGCGGTTGATGAGCTCCAGACCGCTCTCCGGCCCCACTGGACCGACCCCGCCCTCGTCCTGATCCACCACCCGGGTCGAGATGTAGTACCGGTAGTAGAGCCTGCCGCCCTTGCGGAAAGTGCTGGGCGAGGCGAACATCCCCGAGATGTACCCGCAAGTCCAGCGCTCGAGCTTCCCGAAGCGCAGACCGACCTCCTGCTCCGAACCCGCCGCGTAGCGCAGCAAAAGGACCGAGTCCACATCCAGTTTCGGCCCCTTCCCCCCTTTGGCCGGGATCTCGATCCTGCGGCAGGATCGGACCTGCCCCTGATTGCCGGGCAAGTCCCGGAAATCCGGTCCTCCCGGGATCCCCATGAAGGCGGCGGCGCCCTTGCGGTCACCCGCGGTCAAGCGCGCGCAGACCTCGTCGATGATGAACTGGCAGCGCACCAGATCGTCGAAGTCCCGGTACTTGAGGCCGTCCCGGGCCGGGACCGGCGCCGCCTGGAGGACGCAGGGGAGGGCCAATAAGAGCGTCGCGGACAGCAAAGCGTCCCGGCCGGTCACGAATACGCCGGAAGCTCAGGCCTCGGGCTTCGGGTTGTCGTCCACGAACTTCTTGATGTCCTCGATATGATCGACGATGAGCCGGGCTTTGCTCAGGCCGAACTGGAACGGGTACTTGTCCTCAGGGTTGCGCTTGAGGATGATCATCTTGTTTCCCTTGAACTCTCCGAACTCCACTATGGCCATGGTCGCGCCTCCGGTTTGAGCTATGAAGATTGTAGTGAAATATGGACGCTCGTGCGCAACAGGGGGCGTCCTAGCTCGGCGGCTGATCCGCGGGAGGCTCGCCCCGCACGCGCCGCAGGGCCCCGTGGAAGACCGCGCTGATCGCCAAGAAGAGCCCCAAGAGCGAAGCCAGCGGGATGAAGACCCCGGCGAAGAAGTGCAGACGGTCGAGCACGAAGAAAGCCCCGAATGCCAGCGCGGCCATCAGGCACAGGCCGGAGAGGCGCTCGAAGCCCGGCTGCGCCTCGAAAGGCGCCGCGTAGTTGGACGCGGCCAAGGCGGCGCCGGCGCTGACCAGCGGCAGGTAGTACACGACCACGTTGAGCGCCAGCAGGCTCTTGTGCAGGAAGAAGGCGGTGTAGAGGACCACGCACAGGATGGAGACGCCCTGCAGCACGGCCAGATGCGTGGGGAAGGTCGCGAACAAGGCCGCGGCCCGAGGCGAGATCCTCTTCAGGGCCGCGCCCAGGACCGCGGTGGCCGCGGGCAGGGCTGCGAGATAGGCCAGCAGCAGGCTGGGATGGCGCGCCAGGAAGGCCAGGCCGGAATCTATGCTGTACATGGCGCAGGAGACGCGGGCCCCGGTCAGCCGTACTTGTACTTCACGCCCATGCCCCCGATGGGCCAGTCGCAGATGATGTTGTCATAGGGGCAGAGCATGCGGCAGGCGCCGCATTCGATGCAGTTCTCGTAGTTGACCACGATCTTCTGATGCGCCGCCTCCCATTCGTAGACCTTGGCCGGACACACCGTGGCGCAGGGCTTGTCCTGGCACTTCGCCACGCACGGAGACTGCGGCGTGGCGTCGCGCAGGCTGATGTGGCTCTCCGGGGCCTTCTTCCACTCCAAGGTCCCGAGCTTGGCCTCGACCGTCATGTCCACCTTGAGCTCGGGCTTCATATCGCCACCTTGCGCAGAGGCCACAGGTCTTTGGCTATGCGCAGCAGGCCGTGCTCTCGGACGCGCTTGACCGCGGCCTTGAGGTGCTCCCGCTTGGGGACCCCGTCGGCGGCGAAGCGCAGATGCGCCAGGTCGCAAGCCAGCTTGGGATAGGCCCGCAGGAAATCGGGGACCGCGGCCACGGCCTCTTCGAGGTCCTTGATGTCCTCCATGTCGGAGAGCACGTAGCTGGCCTTGAGCTTGGCCGCGTAGGCCGCCAGCGTGGCGGCCGAGAAATCACCCTTCTTCTTGGCCTCCACCACGGTCTCCCCGGCCAGGCGGCCGGCGGTCATGGCCATGTTGGAGCCCTCGCGGTAAGGCGGGTTGGTCATCTGGGCCGCGTCGCCCGCGACCAGGAAGCCGTCCGCGTACAGAGGAGGCATGGACTTGAACCCCCCCTCGGGGATGAGGTGCGAGGAGTACTCCAGGGTCTTGCCGCCGGAGATGAGCTTCTTGATGTAGGGATGCTGCTTGACCAGCTCCAGATGGTCGGAAGGACGCAGGCCCTTGGCCTGGTAGTCGCTCAAGCGACAGCCCACCCCCAAGGAAACCGACTCCTTGTTGGTGTAGATGAAAGCGTAGCCCAGCATGCCCAGCGTGATGGAGCCGTAGATCTCCATGGCCGAGCCCTCTCCCGGGTTGAGTTGGAAGCGGTCTTCGATGACCTTGGAGTCGAGAGCGATGACTTCCTTGGCGCCCAGAGCCACTTCCACGGGCTTGAGCTCGTCGATGAAGCCCGCCTTCTGGGCGAGCAGGGAGTTGGCCCCGTCGCAGGCCAGCACGACCGAAGCTTCCAGCTCGTCTCCGTCCGAAGTCTTGATGCCCGCGATGCGGCCGTCCTTGCGGATGACCTCGTTGACCTTCACCCCGCAGAAGAGCTCGGCGCCGGCGGCCTCGGCCTGGGCCGCGAACCACTGGTCGAACTTGACCCGTATGATGGTGTAGCAGTTCGGCACTCCCTCGAGGAACTTGAGGGATTTGTAGCCGAAGGTGATCCAGGAGTCCTCGGTGGTGATGCAGGCCTTCTGCTCCAGCACGGGCCGCTCCACCGCCGCTTCGGGCTGCTTCCAGAAATCAGGCACCAGTTCGTGGAGCATGCGGGAGTAAAGGACCGCGCCCTGCACGTTCTTGGCGCCCGGGTACTCCCCGCGCTCCAGGAGCGCGACCTTGAGCCCGGCCCGGGCCATGGTCAGGGCGGCCGCGACGCCGGCCGGACCGGCGCCCACGACTATGGCGTCATATGAGGTGTCGGACACGAGGCGAGAGTCAGGCGTTGGGCCGCTGGTCCCGAGCCAGGGCCATCGCGATGGTCTCCAGGAGTTCCTCGGGCTTGAACGGCTTGGTCATGAATCCCGCCACCTGGGGGAACTTCCGGAACAAGGTCTTGGCCGGCTCCAAAGAAGTCAGCACGATGATGGGCATGTCCTTGGTCGCCGGCTCCTGCGCGAGCTTGACCTGCAGGGAATAGCCGTCGATGCCGGGCAGCATCACGTCGAGGATGAGCAGCTCGGGCTTGAACTGGATGATGGCGTCCCAGGCCTGGCGGCCGTTGTCGCAGGTGCGGACCTCGTAGCCCGCGCGCTCCAAAGTGAATTTGACGAGGCTGAGCATCTCGGGCTCATCGTCGACCGCCATGATCCTGTGGGCCATTTTCCCCTCGTTACCGGAAGACTGACGATATCAATTCAACCCGGGGCTGTCAAGCAGCGGCGGGGTCAACGCGGCGCCCCGGGCGCCGTCTCTTGGAAGAACTCCAGCGGCGTCTCCTCGCCCTGCTTGCGCAGCTGGTCGTAGAACCGTGGCATGGACCCGGTGGGGCGCAGCGCGAAGCCCATGCCGCCCGCGGTCTTGCGCGCCTCCACCAGGAACAGGTCCGACAGGGTGATGTTGTCCAATTCCATTCCCGTCAACTCGGTCACTTGGGTCACGCGGCGGGAACCGTCGGCGAGCCGGGCCATGACCACCACCAGGTCGAGGGCCAGCACGATGGTCGAGCGCACGGCGCGCAGCGGCAGCTCCAATCCGGCGGAAAGGACCAAGGTCTCCAGGCGCTGCAGGCCCTCGCGGGCCGAGTTGGCGTGCAAGGTGCACATGACGCCCTCGTGCCCCACGTTCATGGCCTGGAGCATGTCCATGGCCTCCGCGCTGCGCACCTCGCCGACGATGATGCGGTCGGGCCGCATGCGCAGGGTGTTGGTGACCAGGTCGCGCAGGGTGACGTCGGGCAGGCCCGCCGCGTCGCGCACCCGCGTGCGCAGGTACATCACATGAGGCTGAGGGAACATCAGCTCCGGAGTGTCCTCCAGGACGATGATGCGCTCCTCGTTCGGGATCAGCGCGCCGAGGGCGTTGAGGAGCGTGGTCTTGCCCGAGCTGGTGCCCCCGATGATGAGGATGTTGCGGTGATGCTTGACCGCGAACTTCAGGAAAGAGGCGCAGCCCAGCGTGATGGCGCCGCTGCGGGCGATCTCGCCGAGATGCGGCCGGCGGCTGGGCCGCTTGCGGATGGTGACGCAGAGTCCGCCGCGCACCAGCGGCGGGGCGATGACGTGCACGCGCGAGCCGTCCGTCGCCGACAGGTCCGCGTAGGGACGGGCCGGGCCGAAGCTCTCGGTGCGGCCCAGCACGGTCTTGAGGAACAGGTCGATGTCCGCGGGACCGACCTGAAAGGGCTGCTTCTCCAGATGCGTGCCCGCGTGTTCCAGGAACACCGAGCCGTCGTCGTTGACGATGACCTCGATGACCTCGGGGTCCGCGTAGGCCTTCAGGAGGCTCTGGGCGGCGTCGGACATATCTCAGCGCCCCGGGGCCGTCTGGACCACGGCCGCCCGGCAGAAGAGGCAGTGGCGGTCCATGCAGCTGGCGCAGAACAACGCCCCGCAGGAGGTGCAGCGGTAGCGCTTGGGCGCTTGGGCGATGCTCTTACGGCACTTCGCGCAGACTTCCTCGGCCATTGACCCTCCAGAAGCGGCTCATTCTATCATAAAATATCCGCCTATGCGCCGCGTGGAATTCGCCGCCCGCGTCTGGTCCAAGCTGCTGGCCTTCGATCGGGCCGAGGCGCTGCTGGCGCGCGGCGACCGGGTCCTGGCCGCGGTCTCCGGAGGGCCGGACTCCGTCTGCCTGGCCCATTTCCTGCGCACCCTGGGCCGCCGCAAGGGCTTCAGCGTGGCGCTGGCGCACGTCCACCACGGCCTGCGCGGCATCGCGGCGGACCGAGACGCGCGCTTCGTGAGCGAGTTGGGCCGGCGGTGGGATGTCCCCGCCTCCGTCACCAGCGTCCCGGTGCGCGCTCTAGCCAAGAAACGCGGACAAGGGATCGAGGATGCGGCGCGCAAGCTGCGCTATGAGGCTCTGGTCCGGGAAGCGCGGCGTCTGCGGTGCAATAAGATCGCCACCGGCCATCACCTCGACGACCAGGCCGAGACGGTGCTCCTGCACCTGCTGCGCGCCAGCCGCCTCGCGGCTTTGGCCGGGATATCGCCCAAGCGCGCGCTCTCAGGAAAAGTGTCGCTCATCCGGCCGCTGCTGCCTTTGCGGCGCGACGAAGTCCTGGCCTATCTGCGGATTCACGGCTTGAAATACAGGCATGACAGCACCAACCGCGACACGCAGTTCACCCGCAACTGGATCCGCCGGAAGGTCCTGCCTCTGCTGGAGAGCCGCAACCCGAGCATCCGGGAGCGCCTGGCCGCCTTCGCGGCCCAGGCCCGGGCCTTAAATGAGGGGAGATAGCAGGTCGTGGACCTTCAGCCCCGCGCGGGAGAGCAGGACCGGGCCATGGCCGCAGCCCAGGACCTCCAGGTCGAGGGCGCCCATCTTGCGGACCGACTCGCGGGCCGCCACCGGGTCCTGGCAGTGAGCGTCTCCGGGGATTGCGAGGCGGCGGCCGCGATTGTTGAGCGCGTCGCCGCAGAGCAGCGCCTTCTCTCCCGGCTGATATAGGCCGATCGAGCCTGCGGTGTGTCCGGGCAGGCGCAGGACCTGCCACTGAGGCAGATGCCTCAGGGCCTCTCCCTCGTCGATGGGGACCACGACCTCCAGCGGGCGGTAGGGATAGCGCAGGCCGATCAGGAAGCGCAGCAGGCGCATGCCCAGGTTGCGCGGCGGCTGGTCCTGGCCCTTGACCGAGGGGCTGTCGGCGGGGTGCGCGAAGACCTTGACCCGATGCCGTTCCAACAGGCCCCGGGCCCCGCCGGCATGGTCGAAATGGGAATGGCTCAGGACGATAGCCTCGATGTCCCTGATGGAGAAGCCGTTGCGCTCGATCTCCTCGATGAGCCCCGGCGCGGACGAAGGCTGCCCGGTGTCGAAAAGGGTCAGGCCGCGGGTCCCCTCGATGAGATAGCAGTTGGCCAGGGCCGATTCCAGCAGGTAGAGCCCTCGGCGGATGCGCTGCACTAGCGCTCCACGATGCGCAGCGTCTTGATCAGGACCGGCTTGAGCGGCCGGTTGGAGCTCTCCAGCTCGTTGCGCGGCACCTTGGAGATGGCCACGGCCACTCCGAGGCCGTCGGTGACCCGGCCGAAGAGGGTGTTGCGGCCGTCCAGGTCGGGCCCCGGGCCCACGGTGATGAAGAACTGGCTGCCGTTGGTGTCCGGTCCGAAGTTGGCCATGCCGACCAGGCCCGGACGGTCGTAACGAGCCTTGGGGTCGATCTCATCCTTGACCGTGCAGCCGATGTCCCCGTCGCCCCGGCCCGAAGGGTCTCCGGCCTGGATCATGAAGCCCGGGACCACGCGGTGGAACGGCACGCCGTCGTAGAGCGGCTCATAGCGCACCGCGCTGTTGCGCGGGTCGCGCCAGGCCTTCTTGCCCGTGGCCAGTCCGATGAAGTGCGCCACGGTCTTGGGCGCCTTGTCCTTGAGCAGCTCCACCGTTATGGTGCCCATAGAAGTCTCGATCACCGCGAAGGTTCCGGCGGCCTGGGGCCTCTTCTTGCAGCCCGACGGCCCGACGGCCAGCAGCACCGCCAGCAGCGCGATGCGCTTCATGGAGTCAGGAGGTCCTTGGGGAAGCCGATGTCGAGCACCTTGAGCTCGCCGACGAAGGGGCGCGCGTGCGCGGCGACCAGTCCCCGCTTGGGCAGGCCCAAAGTGAGGGTCAGGGCGGCCGTGACGCAAGCCGCGCTGGGACGGCCCGTATCCGGGTCGAGGCCCGAGGGCAGGTCTATGGCCACGACCGGCTTTTTGGACCCGGCGATGGCCTCGATGACTTGGCGCACGGCGCCTTCGGGCTCGCCGCTGGAGCCTGTGCCCAGCAGGCCGTCGAGGATGATGTCGGCGTCGGCCAGCCCGGGCTGGAGCGCGGCCTCGTCCTCGGCCGGGAAGACCGGGACCTTGGCGGCCAAAGCGCGGTCGAGGTTGGTCTGCACGGGTTCGGGGTAGCGGCCCCGCGGGGAGCATATGAAGGCCTGGACCTCGGCCCCCTTCCCATGGAGGATCCGGGCCGCGACCAGGCCGTCGCCGCCGTTGGCGCCCCGGCCGCAGCAGACCGCGACCCGGATGCCGCGCGAGGCGAGGAAGGCCGCGGTCTCCCGGGCCACGGCGCGGCCCGCGTTCTCCATGAGGTCGATGACTTTGAGGCCGCGCTGCTCCGTGGCGATGCGGTCGATCTCGCGCATGCGCTCGGCGGTGACCACGGGCAGGCCCTGGTAGGTGGCGGGGAGGAGTTCCTCGGACATCAATCCAAACCCTTCAAGATCTGCATCACCACGCTGGCCATGGCCAGCGCGAAGGCCAGGCCCGAGGCCATGACCGTGGCCAGGTATGGCAGCGCCAAGGTGATCCAGGCGCGGCCCTGGCTCAACTGGTAGGTATCCTGAAGGCTGCGCGCCTTCAGGCCCAGGTTGTAGAGCCCTACGAATAGGAACGCGGCGGTCAAAGGCCAATGCGCGTGCGGGAGGAAGGCCATGAAGAGCAGGGCCACAGGA encodes the following:
- a CDS encoding 4Fe-4S dicluster domain-containing protein yields the protein MKPELKVDMTVEAKLGTLEWKKAPESHISLRDATPQSPCVAKCQDKPCATVCPAKVYEWEAAHQKIVVNYENCIECGACRMLCPYDNIICDWPIGGMGVKYKYG
- the queG gene encoding tRNA epoxyqueuosine(34) reductase QueG: MSLAQDLKERSRKEGATAVGIAPAQPPPQAPLLQESPGEALAFLKRDAAVRQDVRRWYPEAKSVLVCGFAYAGRPEEGKPGTGRIARFAAHEDYHRVLKGRMDSILSWLRQNTPGADGRIFVDSSPVRERLYGAAAGLGWIGRNQLLISETAGSFFLIAGLALNLELETDRPVPDRCGSCRLCLGACPTGALGDGRCFAAGRCIAYLTIEHRGPIPLDIRPGLGRWVAGCDLCQEACPWNQKTAPDGVLAPVLPPELPLAELAALDEAGFRKRFGRTPVARLKRRGLVRNALLSMGNSGVAGLRPVLERFRADCDPVLREQAHWSLARLPS
- the greA gene encoding transcription elongation factor GreA → MTETFLTRAGYEKLRHDIEDLKKRKTQLSLDIAEAREKGDLSENAEYHSAKDKLGEVMNRINTLQDKLQGAKLIDEIKAPKDTVAIGRSVTIKDDDGDESTYTLVGTDESDPDAGRISVYSPLAQGLLHKKAGEKVTVEMPAGSRQFLIVKVGSPA
- a CDS encoding FAD-dependent oxidoreductase; this encodes MSDTSYDAIVVGAGPAGVAAALTMARAGLKVALLERGEYPGAKNVQGAVLYSRMLHELVPDFWKQPEAAVERPVLEQKACITTEDSWITFGYKSLKFLEGVPNCYTIIRVKFDQWFAAQAEAAGAELFCGVKVNEVIRKDGRIAGIKTSDGDELEASVVLACDGANSLLAQKAGFIDELKPVEVALGAKEVIALDSKVIEDRFQLNPGEGSAMEIYGSITLGMLGYAFIYTNKESVSLGVGCRLSDYQAKGLRPSDHLELVKQHPYIKKLISGGKTLEYSSHLIPEGGFKSMPPLYADGFLVAGDAAQMTNPPYREGSNMAMTAGRLAGETVVEAKKKGDFSAATLAAYAAKLKASYVLSDMEDIKDLEEAVAAVPDFLRAYPKLACDLAHLRFAADGVPKREHLKAAVKRVREHGLLRIAKDLWPLRKVAI
- a CDS encoding response regulator → MAHRIMAVDDEPEMLSLVKFTLERAGYEVRTCDNGRQAWDAIIQFKPELLILDVMLPGIDGYSLQVKLAQEPATKDMPIIVLTSLEPAKTLFRKFPQVAGFMTKPFKPEELLETIAMALARDQRPNA
- a CDS encoding MBL fold metallo-hydrolase — encoded protein: MQRIRRGLYLLESALANCYLIEGTRGLTLFDTGQPSSAPGLIEEIERNGFSIRDIEAIVLSHSHFDHAGGARGLLERHRVKVFAHPADSPSVKGQDQPPRNLGMRLLRFLIGLRYPYRPLEVVVPIDEGEALRHLPQWQVLRLPGHTAGSIGLYQPGEKALLCGDALNNRGRRLAIPGDAHCQDPVAARESVRKMGALDLEVLGCGHGPVLLSRAGLKVHDLLSPLI
- a CDS encoding NAD(P)H-hydrate epimerase; amino-acid sequence: MSEELLPATYQGLPVVTAERMREIDRIATEQRGLKVIDLMENAGRAVARETAAFLASRGIRVAVCCGRGANGGDGLVAARILHGKGAEVQAFICSPRGRYPEPVQTNLDRALAAKVPVFPAEDEAALQPGLADADIILDGLLGTGSSGEPEGAVRQVIEAIAGSKKPVVAIDLPSGLDPDTGRPSAACVTAALTLTLGLPKRGLVAAHARPFVGELKVLDIGFPKDLLTP
- the tilS gene encoding tRNA lysidine(34) synthetase TilS; protein product: MRRVEFAARVWSKLLAFDRAEALLARGDRVLAAVSGGPDSVCLAHFLRTLGRRKGFSVALAHVHHGLRGIAADRDARFVSELGRRWDVPASVTSVPVRALAKKRGQGIEDAARKLRYEALVREARRLRCNKIATGHHLDDQAETVLLHLLRASRLAALAGISPKRALSGKVSLIRPLLPLRRDEVLAYLRIHGLKYRHDSTNRDTQFTRNWIRRKVLPLLESRNPSIRERLAAFAAQARALNEGR
- a CDS encoding BamA/TamA family outer membrane protein, which encodes MRSLSTLRSLLLAGVVMALASLSLAQAPDPVPDLELVPSREMPKTPKESEIPVGLRWLLHPLKRGMMLNLPVVDTDPNRGVTYGVMPIWVIREKDGERIEQIHAPSLVYNHDFGLAPTYRYYYYPQTDAALVVRGAVAKFEHEVLVQYDDSSFKDTEIDLSLRAQWNRDAGQRYFGRGPNSSKNNETNYTEDYIQYLASVGAPFRPQSHWRAHLSDWFTADKISDGPLRGLPAFSATFPKSSQAASGREGIHVLRLVVDYDTRDQALTTSRGAYLQTFAGYSVRNLGSEEDFSRYGFDARYFFPWNEEHKTVTAAQVRFEQVMGNSPFWLQSRLGGKYALRAYGDGRYTDRGLLVGNVEQRFTFYKAKMADVWTEFELAPFAGLGTVFNNPERMAGRYARPVVGTAVRAVARPQVVGSIDFGYGQEGLAVFMDINYSF
- a CDS encoding peptidylprolyl isomerase, with protein sequence MKRIALLAVLLAVGPSGCKKRPQAAGTFAVIETSMGTITVELLKDKAPKTVAHFIGLATGKKAWRDPRNSAVRYEPLYDGVPFHRVVPGFMIQAGDPSGRGDGDIGCTVKDEIDPKARYDRPGLVGMANFGPDTNGSQFFITVGPGPDLDGRNTLFGRVTDGLGVAVAISKVPRNELESSNRPLKPVLIKTLRIVER
- a CDS encoding ATPase, T2SS/T4P/T4SS family, with translation MSDAAQSLLKAYADPEVIEVIVNDDGSVFLEHAGTHLEKQPFQVGPADIDLFLKTVLGRTESFGPARPYADLSATDGSRVHVIAPPLVRGGLCVTIRKRPSRRPHLGEIARSGAITLGCASFLKFAVKHHRNILIIGGTSSGKTTLLNALGALIPNEERIIVLEDTPELMFPQPHVMYLRTRVRDAAGLPDVTLRDLVTNTLRMRPDRIIVGEVRSAEAMDMLQAMNVGHEGVMCTLHANSAREGLQRLETLVLSAGLELPLRAVRSTIVLALDLVVVMARLADGSRRVTQVTELTGMELDNITLSDLFLVEARKTAGGMGFALRPTGSMPRFYDQLRKQGEETPLEFFQETAPGAPR